The window TCTTTCCTTATACTTTAGGTGTAGGGTCTATCGCCGCTAGGAGGTTTTTCGTAAAAATTGTGACAAAAGAATTCGAGAAACAAATCTCTAACTATATTGTAGAGTAATTATATTTCGTGTCCTCCTCATTGGTTCATGTAAAGCTTAATAAAACCTAGCCTATTTGATGATGAAATGGATTACCTCTATAACCTGAGAACTTCCCTATATTAACATAAATACCTAGGATTGTAATTCAATAAGTTTAGCTAAAATTAACATAAGTTGTTTTAAATGCATATTATCCTGATATACTTGTCTATTTTTGTTCTAAGATTTTATTAAACTAGATCCTAAATCAATTTTATCATTCAGATGTTATTAAAATTTAAATAAATTTAGGTGATTTTTGATAAGATGTAACTAAAATAAGAGGCGACCATCATGAAGGGTATGATTCTTGCTGCAGGTGAAGGTTCAAGGTTAAGACCTTTTACGTTTTCTAGACCTAAACATCTTATACCATTGCTTGGTAAACCTATGGTTCAGTATCCTATAGAAGATCTTGTCTCGATAAACATACGGGATATAGGTTTAGTTGTAGGTTATTTTGGTGATATGATTAAAGATGTTTTAAGTGATGGCTCAAAACTTGGTGTAAGGATAACGTATATTATTCAAGAGAAAAGACTTGGGATTGCACACGCAATTTATAGAGGTATTGAGGATAATTTTCTTAATTGTGGGTTCATAGTATATCTAGGAGATAATATTTTAAGCGATGGAATAGCTAAATATGTTACACTATGGCGTGAAGAAGGTAGCGATGTTCATATTCTTCTAACAAAGGTTAAGAACCCTAGTCATTTTGGTGTAGCTGTTCTAAGAGATAATAAAATTGTTAAACTTATAGAGAAGCCGAGGGAACCAATATCTAATATGGCTGTTGTAGGTGTTTATATGTTTAGAGATCCAGACCTTGTTGAAAAAGCTTTTAAGACTTTGAAACCTTCTTGGCGTGGTGAATACGAGATAACAGAGCTTATACAATGGTTTATTGATAGAGGATACAAAGTTACATATTCTATAGTCTCAGGTTGGTGGAAAGATGTTGGAACATACGAAGGTCTCCTTGATGCAGTATACCTATTATTAGATAAAGCAAAGCCTGGAATTAAAGGCGAAGTCGAGGGTGAAATAAAAGGTAGAGTTGTTGTCGATAAAAATGCTGTTGTAAGAGGTACAGTCTATGGTCCGGCTTATATAGGTAGTAATGTAGTTATAGAGAAAAACGCTACAGTAGAACACTATACATCTATAGAACAAGCTTCTAAAATTACCTCTGGTTCTGTAATGAGATCCTTAATAATGGATTTTAGCGAAATAGATATTAATAGAGCTAGGCTTATAGATAGTGTTGTTGGTAGCTATAGCAGTATTTTATGTTCAAAAGAAATCCGTGGAGATATAAAGCTAGTGATTTCAGATTACAGCAAAGTATATTTGTAGAAGAAATAGAAGAAATAAACAGAGAGGATATCTATATGCGTATATTTGTAACAGGTGGCGCTGGATATATAGGTTCCATTTTAGTGAGAGAATTACTGCAAAAAGGCTATGAAGTAACAGTATTAGACTTAATGTTATTTGGCGATAAAGGTCTTGAAGACATCATAGGGGAAAAAAGGTTAAAAATTATTGAAGCTGATGTTAGAACCTATAGCCCTGACTTAATGATAGGTCACGATGTTGTTATCGATTTAGCCGCTATTTCCCAACCTGATCCTCTTAACAAAATCGATGAAAATATATTCTATGAGATAAACTATTTAGCTGCTACAAGAACAGCAAAGCTAGCTACAAAGAAAGGTGCTAAGAGATACATTTTTACATCTACATGTAGTGTATATGGCTTTCAAGACAATGTAGTTAATGAAACATCTTCACCAAATCCTCTAGAGAATTACGCTAAGACTAAGTATATGGCAGAGCAAGAGATGCAAAAAATAAACGGATTATGTAAAACCATTTTAAGATTGGCTACAGTTTATGGTTATTCCCCTAAAATGAGATTTGATTTAGTTGTAAACGCTATGACTTTGACGTTATACAAATACGGCAAGATAAGAGTTGGTAGACCTGGTACTCAGAAAAGACCTGTTGTGCATGTTAAAGATGTCGTCAATGCTATTATAGGTGTTCTAGAAGCTCCACACGATATTGTGTGCAACGAGATTTTCAATGTTGGTAGTAATGAACAAAATTACCGTGTTCTAGATATTGCTTACGAAATATTCAGAGCATTAAATAAAGAACCTAATATAGAGTTTTACGGAGAACTTGATACTCGTTCATATGTAGTTGATTTCTCTAAAATTAAAAGAGTTCTCGGCTTTACTTGTAGATATACTGTAGCTGATGGTGCTAGAGAAATATGTAAAGCTCTTCATGAGGGGATATTGAGCTACGAACCGTGGACTCGTGTAATTGATTGGTGGTACGAGCTTATTAGTAAAGGGCTTATTAAATCTATAGGTGCAAAGGTGGATCTTATATGAAGGTCTTTGTTACGGGTGCTTCTAGCACACCAGGATGCAAAATTATGCTAGAACTTGCTAGAGCTGGGTACAAAGTATATGCGCAATTCTATTCACATGAAATTCCTCCAACAGAAAACGTCTTAAGAATTAAACTTGATTTTGTCAATGACTTAGACAAAATAGCAGAAATATTCAATGAAGTAAAACCTGATGTAGTTATTCATACAGCTGCTTTAGGTGATGTAGATAAATGTGAAACTGATAAAAGATTAGCTTGGAGGATAAATGTTGAAGCTACTCATGCAATAGCTAAAAAGGTGGGGAAGTTTGGAAGCTATATTCTATATTTGTCCACAGATTATGTATTTGATGGAGAGAAGGGTATGTATAGAGAAGAAGATGTGCCAAATCCGATCAACTTCTATGGGTTGACAAAACTTGTAGCAGAAAATATAGTTAACTCAGCTACGCACAACTATTCAATCATTAGAACTAGCCACATATATGGCTTCGGTATGGGAAGAAAGAACTTCGCTAGACATGTAATTGAGTCTCTTAGTCAAGGAATTAGGGTTAAAGCCCTAATTGATCAATGGTTATCACCAACATTAAACACCTTATTAGCTAAAGCTATTAGAGAAATCATTGAAAAGAGATACATAGGTGTTTTTCATGTAGCTGGGGAAAAAATCAATAGATACGACTTTGCTATAGCTATAGCAAATAAATTTAATTTCGACATATCTTTGATAGAGCCAATATATATGAGAGAGATAAAATTCTTAGCTAGAAGACCAAGAGATTCAAGCCTTGAGACCTCAAAAGCTAGAACATTAATAAAAATAGATTTTTATACTCTCAGCCATTCCCTAGATGTAGTGTACAATGAATGGCTAGAACTACAAAAAGGTAAATAACATGCCCTTTAAGTTATTTAAACATCTTGAGATACCAAATATAGTATTAATTGAATATATAAGGTTCTTGGATATAAGAGGGTTCTTTGCTGAACTGTATAAGAGAACTGATTTTCTAGCTAATGATGTTCCCTATGATTTTGTCCAAGTTAATCTAAGTTTTTCGAAGAAAGGGGTTGTAAGAGGCCTTCATTATCAGCTTAAGCCTATGGAGCAAGGAAAACTCGTATATGTTATTACTGGAAAAGTATATGATGTTGCCGTTGATATTAGAAGAGGATCTCCTTGGTTTGGAAAATATGTAGGTGTAATACTAGAGCCAGGGAACGCACTTTGGATACCACCAGGATTTGCGCATGGTTTTCAAGCACTTGAAGAAACATATTTCCTCTACCTTGTAACAAAGGAATATAGTCCACAACACGAGAGATGCATATACTGGAATGATCCAGAAATAGGAATAAACTGGCCAATTAAAGAAAACATTACTATAAGTGAAAAAGATTCTAAATGTCCATCACTTAAAGAAGCTGAGACCAATTTCTATTACTTATCTTAGTAATAATATGATTGTTAAAACACATAGATAGAATATATTGAATTTATTTCATTGAAAACTTCTACTTTCATCTTTGTAAAGAGTGTGTTAAAAAATCCTAGGCTATATAGAGAATTCTACATGTTTTTGTTATCTGTTTAGCAAGGATATACACATCCTCTAGATCTATAACACCGTTTAGATTGATATCGGCTATAGCCGTGTTTTCGTTAAAACGTAATGACCAGCAAAGTTTATTGCCAAAACTACGTCGCTTACATCGCAAATACCATTGCCATTTATATCACCTTTTGTTGGAGCTCTAGCTGGTGTATATAGTGCAGATACCTTTTCTCCTAGGACTAGCAATTTTGTTATTGTTTTTGCTATATATGTTTGGTGGTATACCCCTTGGAAAAGCTCTGCGCTAGACCCATATGCAAAGACCGGTACAGGTTCTTCTGTATGATCTGTTGAAGACCATAGTATACCGAAGTATCTACTTACAACTCTACCTACGACTCTTGGGTTGGTTAGGATTTCTGATGCCTCTGAATCTGATATATTTACACCTGATATATCTATAGATAATGGTTTTAACCTCTTGGGCCGATCTACCCCTAACCTCGTTGGCTATTTTCTCTACACTAGCTTTAACCGATAACACGTACCTTATATTTGTTGGTATCTCGACCCCTAGGCCTATGGTTAGCCCACCTGTTTCATGATCTGATGTCACGATCACTAAGGTATCTCCTCTAGATCTTGCATAGAGTGTGACAAACCCAACTACATCGTCAAATTCTTTTGTTTCAGCAATAACAGATGCTATATCGTTTGCATGTGCTGCATGATCAATTCTACCACCTTCAATCATTAGGAAGAATCCACAAGGATTTTTATCTAGTATCTCTATAGCTTTAGCTGTCATCTCAACTAGGCTTGGGGTTTCGCTATCCCTATCAAGGACATAAGGTATGTGACTATCTGCAAAAAGTCCTAGCAACCTCCTAGTTTTAGCTGAGTCAACTCTTAAAGGTGATGATCTGTTGAATACTACGGTATACCCTCTACGTCTAGCCTCTGATACTAATTCGGATGTATAGAATCTCCTACCTCCACCAAGTATTGCATCAACCTCTAGAGCTATCTGCTGTAGAACTATCTCTTGCTCCATATCCCTATGAGGTGCATGAGCTGTAAAAACAGCTGGTGTAGCATGAGTAACTCTTGTTGTTGTAACAACACCTACAGACATGCCTAGCTTTTTGCAAGCTCTAGAACAGTCATAACAGGGATTTCTCTACTGTCTACCTCGATCATTAATATTATGCGGTTTAAGGTCTTAAACCCTGTTGCAAGAGCTGTTCCTGCTCCAGCTGAATCAGGTACTGTGTTGTCTTGGGCATTCGTAAAGGCAATACCAATAGTGTTGAATTGAGTAGTAATGTTTAGAGCTCTATAGACGAGATGTGTAGCATAGATATGGCTATACCCCATTCCATCTCCTATTAGCAAGATTATATTCCTAGCTATGAAGCCTAGGCGTATACAGCTAAGGCTAGAGCTACTACCCAGTCCCTTGGTAGAGGTATCTGTAACAACATAGTATCTCTGGCTATAGGTATAGGTTACACCATAAGCAGATATCAGTATTATCACCAAGGTCAACAACAAAACCATTTTTGATCTTGCTCTAATAGATCTAAACATCATACCTATTTTCACCATCTAAGTTATACTACAAAGTATGTCAATTATATGGCTTGTCTACAATAAAGCCAGACCCTGGTATAGAGTACTATAGAGCACCTCGAATAACTAATACTACGCAATCTAGCTAGCATATACAGCTATAGAATATGTATACACTATAACCAACAGATAACTACGACAAGAATATAACACAGTAAAATCTTCTATAACTACACTATAGTGCTATAAGCTAACATCTTACAATCATAGGTATAAAGATATCGGCTACAAGTAATATCTGTTACAAGAAAAGGTACTATTCCTATGTATGTCTTTCAGAAGAAGCCCAGGTTATAACAAAATCTCAACGATGCTAAACATAGTTAAATCCTAGGTCATAAGGATTTAGAGTAGACTGGGTACTAGCACTAACAGCAGGTTTAAACGCTATAATCATGTGGATACTAATAGCCTTTTCAGAAATCATCGACAGAACAGCTTCGTATATATGGATCCATTTGAATAGCATAAACCTGACTTCAAGACTAAGAATACAGTATATAAATAAAGATATGCGCTCTCTGTGCAGATACCCTAGGGTATAGAGCTAGCATTGGAGATATGATTGAGCTCTACTAATGATATTATTCATTACCCAAAAATTAAGGGATTACCTTTATATCTTGTATCTTATCGTAAAGAAGTTTTATTGTATTCTGAGATAGAATTATTATTTAGTGATAATGTTGTTATTGAGGAGAAAATCAATGGCAAGTTAGATTCCGTATAATACGACAACTACGTTATTTTCTACGAGTTTTTAGAGATAAGCCATGAGATCTTCTACACCAAACTCCCATAGTATAATATAGAACATTCGATGTACACGATAAAACTTCTAGGAAATTTCTCGACATTCCAGAGAAACATATCAATTATTATGAATAGAAATCTTTACAGAGTATTGTGTTGAACTTATAAATAATTTTTGATATAGGATATGGTTAGTTTGTTTAGGTGGCTTAGATGAGGGTTTTAGTTATTGGTTGTGGGTATATGGGTAGAATACATTCTGCAAATCTCAGAAAATTGGGTGTTGATGTAATTCAGTATGATATAGTTAAGGAGAAATGTGATAATTATGTGGATAATGTTCTTGGTCACACTATTGATATGATTGTGATAGCGACACCGATAAAAACTCATTACCAAATCTTTTTAGAGACTTATGAGTATTATGGGAAAAAAGTTGGTTATTTTATTGAGAAGCCTATTACCGAGACTTTAGAGCAATTTCAAAAGATTATCGAAATTAGTGGAGATATTTTTGTAGGTCATCAGTTAAGGTACTCAAACTTCTATGCTTTGATAAAGAAGGAAATCGAGTCAAGTTCTAATTTCGAGATAGATATGAAGATATACTCTCCTTCAGATCCAGATGTTGGATTAATACTAGATACAGGGATTCACTTCATAGATTTACCTATATATTATCTAGGACCTCCTAGAGATTTTAATGTTAGAGGGAATAGAAACTCGTTTAACCTAATTCTATACTATAATAAAGGTGTATGGAGTATTGAAGGAGAACTTAGAGATTATTATAGAATAGAGTTTTTGGTAAATAAAAAACAAGGTATTAGTGATGGGGTATCGTTAAAATTCAATGAAAACTTTTTCCAAGATGTAGATGTTTACTATGAGGAGATAAAGGATGTTGTAAGCTATATAGAGACTAGAAATAGAGATAATAAACTAGAGAAACCAAGGATAAGTCTACAAAACCTAGTTGAAACATATGAACTAGTATTTAAAATTGTTTCTAAACTATCTTAAAAATCAATAAGTACAAGAAACAGTACAAGTTCCTCAGTACCCGCAAGCCAAAAAAGCTTTAACGACGCAGTCAATTAGGTGCTATCTAGGCTCAAGCACAAATCATTGCCCCACTCTGTTCTTTCACGGTGGACAAGAGCTTTAAGAGCTTAGAGCCATCTAAGAGCGTGATGTAGTTTTTGCTATGCCTCCATGCACCGTGTTGCAACAGTTTTTCTGTGGAGCAAGTTGTACAACACTTGCTGACAGATGTTCATAGCAGAGTCTCCATCTTAGTCATGGTTTTAGAGAGTTTCACGGTTTCAGCCATTTCCTTTGGTAATTCAAGTATCCTTGTAATCACTTCATCAATTTCCTTGATTACGGTATTCTAGGGCTTCTCGATATTCTCATGCTTATCGGCGCCACTAAAAACAAACACGAGAACATATAAATCAGCTATACTTGAAGAGATAGTCAAAGTCCTAGGAGCTGTTACTAGAGAAAAGATGTACATCCTTGTAAAGGATATGCCTAGAAGATAGCACTTCTTTAGAAATAAGTTGATGGATACTGTTCTTCCCATGTTTTTGAATGGTGCGATGTATTGTAAAGACTCTCTAAACCACACTTCTAGACCTATAGAACTTGTGCTTGTTCCTGAAACAATACATACATTAACTTAAAGAAAGTTATTATGTACACAAGATTTATT is drawn from Ignisphaera sp. and contains these coding sequences:
- a CDS encoding glucose-1-phosphate thymidylyltransferase, with amino-acid sequence MKGMILAAGEGSRLRPFTFSRPKHLIPLLGKPMVQYPIEDLVSINIRDIGLVVGYFGDMIKDVLSDGSKLGVRITYIIQEKRLGIAHAIYRGIEDNFLNCGFIVYLGDNILSDGIAKYVTLWREEGSDVHILLTKVKNPSHFGVAVLRDNKIVKLIEKPREPISNMAVVGVYMFRDPDLVEKAFKTLKPSWRGEYEITELIQWFIDRGYKVTYSIVSGWWKDVGTYEGLLDAVYLLLDKAKPGIKGEVEGEIKGRVVVDKNAVVRGTVYGPAYIGSNVVIEKNATVEHYTSIEQASKITSGSVMRSLIMDFSEIDINRARLIDSVVGSYSSILCSKEIRGDIKLVISDYSKVYL
- a CDS encoding NAD(P)-dependent oxidoreductase, yielding MFKRNPWRYKASDFRLQQSIFVEEIEEINREDIYMRIFVTGGAGYIGSILVRELLQKGYEVTVLDLMLFGDKGLEDIIGEKRLKIIEADVRTYSPDLMIGHDVVIDLAAISQPDPLNKIDENIFYEINYLAATRTAKLATKKGAKRYIFTSTCSVYGFQDNVVNETSSPNPLENYAKTKYMAEQEMQKINGLCKTILRLATVYGYSPKMRFDLVVNAMTLTLYKYGKIRVGRPGTQKRPVVHVKDVVNAIIGVLEAPHDIVCNEIFNVGSNEQNYRVLDIAYEIFRALNKEPNIEFYGELDTRSYVVDFSKIKRVLGFTCRYTVADGAREICKALHEGILSYEPWTRVIDWWYELISKGLIKSIGAKVDLI
- the rfbD gene encoding dTDP-4-dehydrorhamnose reductase; the protein is MKVFVTGASSTPGCKIMLELARAGYKVYAQFYSHEIPPTENVLRIKLDFVNDLDKIAEIFNEVKPDVVIHTAALGDVDKCETDKRLAWRINVEATHAIAKKVGKFGSYILYLSTDYVFDGEKGMYREEDVPNPINFYGLTKLVAENIVNSATHNYSIIRTSHIYGFGMGRKNFARHVIESLSQGIRVKALIDQWLSPTLNTLLAKAIREIIEKRYIGVFHVAGEKINRYDFAIAIANKFNFDISLIEPIYMREIKFLARRPRDSSLETSKARTLIKIDFYTLSHSLDVVYNEWLELQKGK
- the rfbC gene encoding dTDP-4-dehydrorhamnose 3,5-epimerase; translated protein: MPFKLFKHLEIPNIVLIEYIRFLDIRGFFAELYKRTDFLANDVPYDFVQVNLSFSKKGVVRGLHYQLKPMEQGKLVYVITGKVYDVAVDIRRGSPWFGKYVGVILEPGNALWIPPGFAHGFQALEETYFLYLVTKEYSPQHERCIYWNDPEIGINWPIKENITISEKDSKCPSLKEAETNFYYLS
- a CDS encoding alkaline phosphatase, whose protein sequence is MSVGVVTTTRVTHATPAVFTAHAPHRDMEQEIVLQQIALEVDAILGGGRRFYTSELVSEARRRGYTVVFNRSSPLRVDSAKTRRLLGLFADSHIPYVLDRDSETPSLVEMTAKAIEILDKNPCGFFLMIEGGRIDHAAHANDIASVIAETKEFDDVVGFVTLYARSRGDTLVIVTSDHETGGLTIGLGVEIPTNIRYVLSVKASVEKIANEVRGRSAQEVKTIIYRYIRCKYIRFRGIRNPNQPKSRR
- a CDS encoding alkaline phosphatase is translated as MVKIGMMFRSIRARSKMVLLLTLVIILISAYGVTYTYSQRYYVVTDTSTKGLGSSSSLSCIRLGFIARNIILLIGDGMGYSHIYATHLVYRALNITTQFNTIGIAFTNAQDNTVPDSAGAGTALATGFKTLNRIILMIEVDSREIPVMTVLELAKS
- a CDS encoding Gfo/Idh/MocA family oxidoreductase — translated: MRVLVIGCGYMGRIHSANLRKLGVDVIQYDIVKEKCDNYVDNVLGHTIDMIVIATPIKTHYQIFLETYEYYGKKVGYFIEKPITETLEQFQKIIEISGDIFVGHQLRYSNFYALIKKEIESSSNFEIDMKIYSPSDPDVGLILDTGIHFIDLPIYYLGPPRDFNVRGNRNSFNLILYYNKGVWSIEGELRDYYRIEFLVNKKQGISDGVSLKFNENFFQDVDVYYEEIKDVVSYIETRNRDNKLEKPRISLQNLVETYELVFKIVSKLS